DNA sequence from the Janibacter sp. CX7 genome:
CTCGTCGAGGGTGTAGCCGATGGCCATCTTCGCCGCGATCTTCGCGATCGGGAAGCCGGTGGCCTTCGACGCCAGCGCCGAGGAGCGCGAGACGCGCGGGTTCATCTCGATGACGATCATCCGGCCGTCGGCGGGGTTGATCGCGAACTGGATGTTGCAGCCGCCGGTCTCGACCCCGACCTCGCGGATGACCGCGATGCCGACGTCGCGCATGCGCTGGTACTCGCGGTCGGTGAGGGTCAGGGCGGGGGCGACGGTGATCGAGTCACCGGTGTGCACGCCGACCGGGTCGAAGTTCTCGATCGAGCAGACGACGACGACGTTGTCCGCCGTGTCCCTCATCACCTCGAGCTCGTACTCCTTCCACCCGAGGATCGACTCCTCGAGCAGCACCTCGGTCGTCGGGCTGTACTGCAGGCCGGCGCCGGCGATGCGGCGCAGGTCGGTCTCGTCGTAGGCGAAGCCCGAGCCCAGGCCGCCCATCGTGAAGGAGGGACGCACGACGACCGGGTAGCTCAGCTCCTCGGCGGCCGCGAGGCACTCGTCCATCGTGTGGCAGATGACCGAGCGGGCCGACTCGGCGCCGCAGCGCTCGACGACGCCCTTGAAGCGCTCGCGGTCCTCGCCGAGCTCGATGGCCTCGACGCTCGCACCGATGAGCGGGCAGCCGTACTTCTCGAGCACGCCGGCCTCGTGGAGCGAGATCGCGGCGTTGAGGGCCGTCTGGCCACCGAGGGTGGCGAGCACGGCGTCGGGGCGCTCGCGCTCGATGATCTTCTCGACGACCTCGGGGGTGATCGGCTCGACGTAGGTCGCGTCGGCGAACTCCGGGTCGGTCATGATCGTCGCGGGGTTGGAGTTGACGAGGATGACCCGGATGCCCTCCTCGCGCAGGACGCGGCACGCCTGGGTGCCGGAGTAGTCGAACTCGCAGGCCTGGCCGATGACGATCGGGCCGGAGCCGATGACGAGGACGCTGGAGATGTCGTCGCGCTTGGGCATCAGGCCTGCGCCTCCTTCGTGCTGAGCAGGTCGGTGAAGCGGTCGAAGAGGTAGGCGGCATCGTGCGGGCCGGCCGCGGCCTCCGGGTGGTACTGGACGGAGAAGCCGAGCAGCCGGCCCCCGTCGTCGTGCAGCTCGAGACCTTCGACGACGTCGTCGTTGAGGCACACGTGGCTCACGGTGGCCCTGCCGAAGGGGGTCTGCGTCGCCTCGTCGAGGGGTGCGTCGACGGCGAAGCCGTGGTTGTGCGCGGTGACCTCGACCTTGTTGGTCGTCCGGTCGAAGACCGGCTGGTTGATGCCCCGGTGGCCGTACTTGAGCTTGTAGGTGCCGAAGCCGAGCGCCCGGCCGAAGAGCTGGTTGCCGAAGCAGATGCCGAAGTACGGCAGCCCCCGGCGCAGCGCCTCCTGGAGCAGCTCGACCTGGTCACCGGCGGTCGCCGGGTCGCCGGGGCCGTTGCTGAAGAAGAGCCCGTCCGGGGAGACCGCCAGCACGTCCTCGATCGTCGCCGTGGCTGGCAGGACGTGCACCTCGATCCCGCGCTCCGCGAGGCGGGTCGGGGTCATCGTCTTGATGCCGAGGTCGAGGGCCGCGACGGTGAAGCGCTTGTCCCCCTTCGCCTCGACGACATAGGGCTCGCTCGTGCTCACCTGGGCGGCGAGGGCCGAGCCGGCCATCTCGGGGGCCGCGGTGACCCGCTCGAGCATCGCGGCGTCGTCGGTCACGGCCTCGCCGGAGAAGATGCCGACCCGCATGGCCCCGCGCTCGCGCAGGTGACGGGTCAGGGCCCGGGTGTCGATGCCGGCGATGCCGACGACACCCTGCGTCGTCAGCTCGTCCTCGAGGGTGCGGCGCGAGCGCCAGTTGCTCGGGCGCAGCGCGGGGTCGCGCACGACGTAGCCCGCGACGTGGATGCGGGAGGACTCGTCGTCCTCGTCGTTCCACCCGGTGTTGCCGACGTGCGGGGCCGTCATGACGACGACCTGGCCACGGTAGCTCGGGTCGGTGAGGGTCTCCTGGTAGCCGGTCATGCCGGTGCTGAAGACCGCCTCGCCGACGGTCTCGCCGACGGCCCCGTAGGCCGTGCCGGCGAAGGTGCGTCCGTCCTCGAGGACGAGGACGGCCGGTGCGGTGTCACCGGTGCTGCTGTGCGTGCTCAATTGCTGACCTCTCCGTCGGCGGCCGTGACGCGGCCGCGCAGGATCGTCGTGCGGACGCGCCCGGTGAGGGTGTGCCCGGCGAAGGGGGTGTTGCGGGACAGGGAGTGCGACGCGGCCGGGTCGACGGTGATCCGGTCGGTCGGGTCGACGAGGACGAGGTTGGCGGGGGCGCCCACCTCGATCGCGCGACCGTGGTCGGTGAGGCCGGCGATGCGCGCCGGCGCGTGGGACATCCGCTCGGCGAGGGTCGCCAGGTCGATCCGACCCGAGTCCACCATGACGTCGTGGACGACGGCGAAGGCGGTCTCCAGGCCGAGCATGCCGAAGGCC
Encoded proteins:
- the carA gene encoding glutamine-hydrolyzing carbamoyl-phosphate synthase small subunit, with amino-acid sequence MSTHSSTGDTAPAVLVLEDGRTFAGTAYGAVGETVGEAVFSTGMTGYQETLTDPSYRGQVVVMTAPHVGNTGWNDEDDESSRIHVAGYVVRDPALRPSNWRSRRTLEDELTTQGVVGIAGIDTRALTRHLRERGAMRVGIFSGEAVTDDAAMLERVTAAPEMAGSALAAQVSTSEPYVVEAKGDKRFTVAALDLGIKTMTPTRLAERGIEVHVLPATATIEDVLAVSPDGLFFSNGPGDPATAGDQVELLQEALRRGLPYFGICFGNQLFGRALGFGTYKLKYGHRGINQPVFDRTTNKVEVTAHNHGFAVDAPLDEATQTPFGRATVSHVCLNDDVVEGLELHDDGGRLLGFSVQYHPEAAAGPHDAAYLFDRFTDLLSTKEAQA